From Spea bombifrons isolate aSpeBom1 chromosome 6, aSpeBom1.2.pri, whole genome shotgun sequence, a single genomic window includes:
- the LOC128500556 gene encoding histone H2A type 2-B-like, which translates to MSGRGKSGGKARAKAKSRSSRAGLQFPVGRVHRLLRKGNYAERVGAGAPVYLAAVLEYLSAEILELAGNAARDNKKTRIIPRHLQLAIRNDEELNKLLGGVTIAQGGVLPNIQAVLLPKKTQTSKK; encoded by the coding sequence ATGTCGGGCCGTGGGAAATCCGGGGGCAAAGCCCGAGCCAAGGCCAAGTCCCGCTCCTCCAGGGCAGGCCTGCAGTTTCCGGTAGGCCGCGTCCACCGGCTGCTTCGAAAGGGCAATTACGCCGAACGGGTCGGAGCTGGGGCCCCCGTGTACCTGGCGGCGGTGCTCGAGTACCTGTCCGCTGAGATCCTGGAGCTGGCCGGTAACGCTGCCCGGGACAACAAGAAGACCCGCATCATCCCCCGCCACCTGCAGCTGGCCATCCGCAACGACGAGGAGCTCAACAAGCTGCTGGGAGGGGTGACCATCGCCCAGGGAGGGGTGCTGCCCAACATCCAGGCCGTCCTGCTCCCCAAGAAGACCCAGACCTCCAAAAAATGA
- the LOC128499758 gene encoding histone H1.10-like, protein MAPEKQEVAPATPAKKTKAAGSAKAAATAKAGKKKNQPGRYSQLVVDTLRKLGERNGSSLAKIYNEAKKVSWFDQQNGRTYLKYSIKALVQNDTLLQVKGIGANGSFKLNKKKLEGLPIQKKAAPPKAAAKKAAATKKATPAKKTTPAKSTPKKSPKKAKPAKKPTAKSPAKRTRKAPSSKVTKTVKKATKPKALRAKKA, encoded by the coding sequence ATGGCCCCGGAGAAGCAAGAGGTCGCCCCCGCCACCCCTGCCAAGAAAACCAAGGCAGCGGGCAGCGCTAAAGCAGCGGCCACCGCTAAGGCCGGCAAGAAGAAGAACCAGCCGGGCAGGTACAGCCAGCTCGTGGTGGACACTCTGAGAAAACTCGGGGAGAGGAACGGCTCATCCCTGGCCAAGATCTACAACGAGGCCAAGAAGGTGTCCTGGTTTGACCAGCAGAATGGTCGCACCTACCTCAAGTACTCCATCAAGGCGCTGGTGCAGAACGACACCCTGCTGCAGGTCAAAGGGATCGGGGCCAACGGCTCCTTCAAGCTGAACAAGAAGAAGCTGGAGGGGCTTCCCATCCAGAAGAAGGCTGCGCCCCCTAAAGCAGCTGCAAAGAAGGCAGCAGCTACCAAGAAGGCGACCCCTGCAAAGAAGACAACCCCTGCCAAGAGCACCCCAAAAAAGAGTCCGAAGAAGGCCAAGCCAGCTAAGAAGCCCACCGCCAAGTCACCGGCCAAGAGAACCAGGAAGGCGCCCAGCAGCAAGGTGACAAAGACGGTGAAGAAGGCGACCAAGCCCAAGGCTCTCAGAGCCAAGAAGGCATAA
- the LOC128499756 gene encoding histone H1.10-like, whose product MQPKKHKLMHRAAEAVVVLNVVRSVSTRAQAPSQAFHSAQSVRQRVGSIHLTGIIRLRTANLRTSIMSLELEENIPTTEEEDEGEEEGEEEATTPTRRSSSKRTKGAAAPAKKKSKKKKNQPGRYSQLVVDTIRKLGERNGSSLAKIYSEAKKVSWFDQQNGRTYLKYSIKALVQNDTLLQVKGIGANGSFRLNKKKLEGLPAEKKAAPPKAAAKKAAPAKTTPKKSPKKAKSKPKAKKEKPKKAASAPKPAAKSPKKKAAGGGSKKVKKSAKPSVPKVPKSKKA is encoded by the coding sequence ATGCAGCCCAagaaacacaagttaatgcACAGAGCAGCTGAAGCTGTTGTTGTTCTCAACGTGGTCCGCTCTGTCAGTACAAGAGCACAGGCGCCGAGCCAAGCTTTTCATTCCGCACAGAGCGTCAGGCAGAGAGTCGGTTCGATCCACTTAACCGGAATCATTCGGCTCCGAACCGCCAATCTCCGAACCTCCATCATGTCTCTAGAGCTGGAAGAGAATATTCCCACCACCGAGGAGGAAGATGAAGGGGAGgaggaaggagaagaagaagccaCCACTCCAACCAGAAGGTCCTCTAGTAAGAGGACCAAAGGGGCAGCTGCTCCAGCCAAAAAAAAgagcaagaagaagaagaaccagCCGGGCAGATACAGCCAGCTCGTAGTGGACACCATCAGGAAGCTGGGGGAGAGGAACGGCTCATCCCTGGCCAAGATCTACAGCGAGGCCAAGAAGGTGTCCTGGTTTGACCAGCAGAATGGTCGCACCTACCTCAAGTACTCCATCAAGGCGCTGGTCCAGAATGACACCCTGCTGCAGGTCAAAGGGATCGGGGCCAACGGCTCCTTCAGGCTAAACAAGAAGAAGCTGGAGGGGCTTCCTGCTGAGAAGAAGGCTGCGCCCCCTAAAGCAGCTGCCAAGAAGGCAGCCCCTGCCAAGACCACCCCCAAAAAGAGTCCGAAGAAGGCCAAGTCGAAGCCCAAGGCTAAGAAGGAGAAACCCAAGAAGGCCGCCAGCGCCCCCAAACCTGCAGCCAAGAGCCCCAAGAAAAAAGCAGCAGGTGGTGGGAGCAAAAAGGTGAAGAAGAGCGCAAAGCCCAGCGTCCCCAAGGTTCCTAAATCCAAGAAGGCGTAA
- the RAB7A gene encoding ras-related protein Rab-7a, which yields MTSRKKVLLKVIILGDSGVGKTSLMNQYVNKKFTNQYKATIGADFLTKEVMVDDRLVTMQIWDTAGQERFQSLGVAFYRGADCCVLVFDVTAPNTFKTLDSWRDEFLIQASPRDPENFPFVVLGNKIDLENRQVTTKRAQVWCHSKNSIPYFETSAKEAINVEQAFQTIARNALKQETEVELYNEFPEPIKLDKNDRAKASAESCSC from the exons ATGACATCCAGGAAGAAAGTGCTGCTTAAGGTCATCATTCtgggggattctgg GGTCGGCAAAACTTCTCTTATGAACCAGTATGTGAACAAGAAATTCACCAACCAGTACAAGGCCACCATAGGGGCTGACTTTCTGACCAAGGAGGTGATGGTGGATGACAGGCTGGTCACAATGCAG ATATGGGACACGGCCGGACAGGAAAGGTTCCAGTCCCTCGGCGTGGCTTTCTATCGAGGGGCTGACTGCTGTGTGCTGGTTTTTGATGTCACCGCACCGAACACTTTTAAAACTCTGGACAGCTGGAGGGATGAATTCCTCATCCAGGCAAGCCCCCGAGACCCCGAAAACTTCCCGTTTGTCGTCCTGGGAAATAAGATAGACCTGGAGAACCGACAA GTCACTACAAAGCGAGCCCAGGTTTGGTGCCACAGCAAAAATAGCATTCCCTATTTCGAAACGAGCGCCAAGGAAGCGATAAACGTGGAACAGGCTTTTCAAACAATCGCACGAAATGCACTTAAACAG gaaacagaggTTGAGCTGTACAATGAATTTCCCGAGCCCATCAAACTGGATAAGAATGATCGAGCAAAGGCCTCTGCAgagagctgcagctgctga